In one Notolabrus celidotus isolate fNotCel1 chromosome 1, fNotCel1.pri, whole genome shotgun sequence genomic region, the following are encoded:
- the tubb1 gene encoding tubulin beta-1 chain isoform X2: MIINLSSEKFWEVISEEHGLNATGNYEGDCNLQLERVNVYFNEAHGGKYVPRALLVDLEPGTMDSVRGSRIGALFRPDNFIHGNSGAGNNWAKGHYTEGAELVEQVIDRVRHESESCDCLQGFQLVHSLGGGTGSGMGTLLINKIREEYPDRIMNTFSIMPSPKVSDTVVEPYNATLSVHQLLENTDETFCIDNEALYDICFRTLKLTTPTYGDLNHLVSMTMSGVTTSLRFPGQLNADLRKLAVNMVPFPRLHFFMPGFAPLTARGSSQYRSLTVPELTQQMFDARNMMTACDPRRGRYLTVAGIFRGRMSTKEVDEQMLAIQQKNTNHFVDWIPHNVKVAVCDIPPRGLKMASTFIGNNTAIQEIFRRVGEQFAMMFRRKAFLHWYTGEGMDEMEFTEAESNLNDLVSEYQQYQDATVEQDWDAEDEEVEGPSSTTTTKTQVEVKLETVVETSKETVD, from the exons ATGATTATCAACCTATCTTCAGAAAAG ttttggGAAGTGATCTCTGAAGAACATGGGCTCAATGCAACAGGAAACTATGAAGGAGACTGCAACCTTCAACTGGAGAGGGTCAACGTCTACTTCAATGAGGCCCATG GTGGGAAATATGTCCCCAGGGCCCTGCTTGTTGACCTGGAGCCTGGTACCATGGACAGCGTGAGAGGAAGCCGCATTGGGGCCCTTTTCAGGCCGGACAACTTCATCCATG GAAACTCGGGTGCTGGTAATAATTGGGCAAAGGGCCACTacacagagggagcagagcTGGTGGAGCAGGTCATTGACCGAGTCAGGCACGAGAGTGAAAGCTGTGACTGCTTGCAGGGCTTCCAGCTTGTTCACTCCTTGGGGGGTGGCACCGGCTCAGGCATGGGAACTCTCCTCATTAACAAGATTAGGGAGGAGTACCCCGACCGCATCATGAACACCTTCAGCATCATGCCCTCCCCTAAAGTCTCTGACACTGTGGTAGAGCCGTACAACGCCACCCTGTCAGTCCACCAGCTCCTGGAGAACACAGATGAGACCTTCTGTATTGATAACGAGGCTCTCTACGACATCTGTTTCCGCACACTCAAACTGACCACGCCAACTTACGGGGACCTCAACCACTTGGTCTCCATGACCATGAGTGGGGTCACCACCTCTCTGAGATTCCCCGGGCAGCTCAACGCAGATCTAAGGAAACTGGCGGTCAACATGGTGCCTTTCCCTCGCCTCCACTTCTTCATGCCAGGCTTTGCCCCCCTGACGGCTCGTGGAAGCTCACAGTACAGATCCCTCACAGTGCCTGAGCTCACCCAGCAGATGTTTGATGCCCGTAACATGATGACGGCGTGTGACCCGAGGCGGGGGCGCTACCTCACTGTAGCTGGCATCTTCCGTGGCCGGATGTCCACCAAAGAGGTGGACGAACAGATGCTCGCAATCCAGCAGAAAAACACCAACCACTTTGTCGACTGGATCCCTCATAACGTGAAGGTTGCCGTGTGTGACATCCCACCACGAGGCCTGAAAATGGCCTCCACCTTCATCGGCAACAACACAGCCATTCAGGAGATATTCCGTCGTGTAGGGGAGCAGTTCGCAATGATGTTCAGACGCAAAGCTTTTCTCCACTGGTACACAGGGGAGGGTATGGATGAAATGGAGTTCACTGAAGCTGAGAGCAACCTCAACGACCTGGTGTCAGAGTACCAGCAGTACCAAGACGCCACAGTTGAGCAAGACTGGGATGCAGAGGATGAGGAAGTGGAGGGACCATCGTCAACAACGACAACCAAAACGCAGGTGGAAGTCAAATTAGAGACAGTGGTCGAAACAAGCAAAGAAACTGTAGATTAA
- the tubb1 gene encoding tubulin beta-1 chain isoform X1 translates to MREIVHLQIGQCGNQIGSKFWEVISEEHGLNATGNYEGDCNLQLERVNVYFNEAHGGKYVPRALLVDLEPGTMDSVRGSRIGALFRPDNFIHGNSGAGNNWAKGHYTEGAELVEQVIDRVRHESESCDCLQGFQLVHSLGGGTGSGMGTLLINKIREEYPDRIMNTFSIMPSPKVSDTVVEPYNATLSVHQLLENTDETFCIDNEALYDICFRTLKLTTPTYGDLNHLVSMTMSGVTTSLRFPGQLNADLRKLAVNMVPFPRLHFFMPGFAPLTARGSSQYRSLTVPELTQQMFDARNMMTACDPRRGRYLTVAGIFRGRMSTKEVDEQMLAIQQKNTNHFVDWIPHNVKVAVCDIPPRGLKMASTFIGNNTAIQEIFRRVGEQFAMMFRRKAFLHWYTGEGMDEMEFTEAESNLNDLVSEYQQYQDATVEQDWDAEDEEVEGPSSTTTTKTQVEVKLETVVETSKETVD, encoded by the exons ATGCGTGAAATTGTGCATCTGCAAATTGGACAATGTGGCAACCAGATCGGCTCAAAG ttttggGAAGTGATCTCTGAAGAACATGGGCTCAATGCAACAGGAAACTATGAAGGAGACTGCAACCTTCAACTGGAGAGGGTCAACGTCTACTTCAATGAGGCCCATG GTGGGAAATATGTCCCCAGGGCCCTGCTTGTTGACCTGGAGCCTGGTACCATGGACAGCGTGAGAGGAAGCCGCATTGGGGCCCTTTTCAGGCCGGACAACTTCATCCATG GAAACTCGGGTGCTGGTAATAATTGGGCAAAGGGCCACTacacagagggagcagagcTGGTGGAGCAGGTCATTGACCGAGTCAGGCACGAGAGTGAAAGCTGTGACTGCTTGCAGGGCTTCCAGCTTGTTCACTCCTTGGGGGGTGGCACCGGCTCAGGCATGGGAACTCTCCTCATTAACAAGATTAGGGAGGAGTACCCCGACCGCATCATGAACACCTTCAGCATCATGCCCTCCCCTAAAGTCTCTGACACTGTGGTAGAGCCGTACAACGCCACCCTGTCAGTCCACCAGCTCCTGGAGAACACAGATGAGACCTTCTGTATTGATAACGAGGCTCTCTACGACATCTGTTTCCGCACACTCAAACTGACCACGCCAACTTACGGGGACCTCAACCACTTGGTCTCCATGACCATGAGTGGGGTCACCACCTCTCTGAGATTCCCCGGGCAGCTCAACGCAGATCTAAGGAAACTGGCGGTCAACATGGTGCCTTTCCCTCGCCTCCACTTCTTCATGCCAGGCTTTGCCCCCCTGACGGCTCGTGGAAGCTCACAGTACAGATCCCTCACAGTGCCTGAGCTCACCCAGCAGATGTTTGATGCCCGTAACATGATGACGGCGTGTGACCCGAGGCGGGGGCGCTACCTCACTGTAGCTGGCATCTTCCGTGGCCGGATGTCCACCAAAGAGGTGGACGAACAGATGCTCGCAATCCAGCAGAAAAACACCAACCACTTTGTCGACTGGATCCCTCATAACGTGAAGGTTGCCGTGTGTGACATCCCACCACGAGGCCTGAAAATGGCCTCCACCTTCATCGGCAACAACACAGCCATTCAGGAGATATTCCGTCGTGTAGGGGAGCAGTTCGCAATGATGTTCAGACGCAAAGCTTTTCTCCACTGGTACACAGGGGAGGGTATGGATGAAATGGAGTTCACTGAAGCTGAGAGCAACCTCAACGACCTGGTGTCAGAGTACCAGCAGTACCAAGACGCCACAGTTGAGCAAGACTGGGATGCAGAGGATGAGGAAGTGGAGGGACCATCGTCAACAACGACAACCAAAACGCAGGTGGAAGTCAAATTAGAGACAGTGGTCGAAACAAGCAAAGAAACTGTAGATTAA